One [Clostridium] saccharolyticum WM1 DNA segment encodes these proteins:
- a CDS encoding transporter substrate-binding domain-containing protein, with protein sequence MKKTMRKIASAFMAAALAASFLTACGGGNSNTGTSAAAGKETGDKKVLKVAMECSYAPYNWTQPTDANGAVPISGSSDFAYGYDVMMAKKVAEELGYELEIVKLDWDSLVPAVQSGKVDCVIAGQSVTAERMQSVDFTDPYYYATIVTLVKAGGKYENAKSVADLSGAACTSQLNTIWYNNCLPQIPNADIQPAQESAPAMLVALSSGRSDLVVTDKPTGQAALVAYPDFKLLDFTGTEGEFKVSDEDVNIGISLKKGNTELKDAVNGVLAKMSKDDFNKMMEEAISVQPLSK encoded by the coding sequence ATGAAAAAGACAATGAGAAAAATTGCATCCGCTTTTATGGCAGCCGCTTTGGCAGCGTCCTTTCTGACTGCCTGCGGAGGCGGAAATAGTAACACAGGCACGTCTGCGGCAGCCGGTAAGGAGACAGGAGATAAAAAGGTGTTGAAGGTTGCCATGGAATGCAGCTATGCGCCGTACAACTGGACCCAGCCTACAGATGCCAATGGAGCCGTTCCTATTTCCGGAAGCTCTGATTTCGCTTATGGCTATGATGTCATGATGGCAAAGAAGGTTGCAGAGGAGCTGGGCTATGAACTGGAAATCGTAAAGCTGGACTGGGATTCCCTTGTTCCTGCGGTTCAGTCCGGAAAGGTTGACTGTGTGATTGCCGGACAGTCCGTTACTGCAGAACGTATGCAGTCCGTTGATTTTACAGATCCTTACTATTATGCAACCATTGTGACCCTGGTAAAAGCAGGAGGCAAGTATGAGAATGCAAAGAGTGTTGCTGATCTTTCCGGTGCAGCCTGTACTTCCCAGTTAAACACCATCTGGTATAACAACTGCCTGCCGCAGATTCCCAATGCAGACATCCAGCCTGCTCAGGAGTCTGCACCGGCAATGCTGGTAGCGTTAAGCTCCGGCAGAAGCGATCTGGTTGTGACGGACAAGCCTACCGGACAGGCAGCGCTGGTTGCGTATCCTGATTTCAAGCTTCTTGATTTCACCGGAACAGAAGGAGAGTTTAAGGTTTCCGATGAAGATGTGAACATCGGCATTTCTCTGAAGAAAGGAAATACAGAATTAAAGGATGCCGTTAACGGAGTGCTTGCCAAAATGAGCAAGGATGACTTTAATAAGATGATGGAAGAGGCAATTTCCGTACAGCCATTATCTAAATAG
- the yihA gene encoding ribosome biogenesis GTP-binding protein YihA/YsxC: MIIKTVELETVCGITSKLPENTKPEFAFAGKSNVGKSSLINALMNRKSFARTSSQPGKTQTINFYNINDALYYVDLPGYGYAKVSQEVKAKWGKMIENYLHKSPMLRCVFLLIDIRHEPSENDKTMYDWIVYNGYQPVIIATKLDKIKRSQVQKSVKILRQGLGLGSDVMVIPFSAETKQGREEIWEMISETVNSLDKE; the protein is encoded by the coding sequence ATGATCATTAAAACTGTAGAGCTGGAGACTGTATGCGGCATCACCAGCAAGCTTCCGGAGAATACAAAGCCGGAGTTTGCCTTTGCAGGCAAGTCCAATGTGGGAAAATCTTCTCTCATCAATGCCCTGATGAACCGCAAATCTTTTGCCAGGACCTCGTCCCAGCCGGGGAAGACTCAGACCATTAATTTTTATAATATCAATGATGCGTTATATTATGTGGATCTGCCAGGTTACGGCTATGCAAAGGTTTCTCAGGAAGTAAAGGCCAAATGGGGAAAAATGATAGAAAATTATCTCCATAAATCACCAATGCTTCGGTGCGTATTTTTGCTGATTGATATCCGCCACGAGCCCTCTGAAAATGATAAGACCATGTATGACTGGATCGTTTATAATGGTTACCAGCCGGTAATCATCGCCACCAAGCTGGATAAGATCAAGAGAAGCCAGGTACAAAAATCGGTAAAAATTCTTCGCCAGGGCCTTGGCCTGGGAAGTGATGTGATGGTCATACCCTTTTCCGCTGAGACGAAGCAGGGAAGGGAAGAGATATGGGAGATGATATCAGAAACCGTAAATAGTCTTGACAAGGAGTAA